The nucleotide sequence ATTACCCAGACAAACACGTGCTGTTAGATGTCTGGGACGTTTCAGCGTTTAGCGGCGAACCCCACGGCGCTGAAGGTCAGCCGCTGGCTTGGGTCAGCCCTCGGCAGCTGAGTGACTATGAATTCCCAGCGGCAAATCAGCCGATTGTCGCGGCTGCGCGTCTGCCCGAACATTACCTGATCACGCCCGATGGCTTGAGCGGCCCCGAATTGCTACGTGGTATTCAGGCCGCCGTGAAGAGCGGTATCCGCCTGTTGCAACTGCGCGCGCCAGCGATGTTTGATGCGCAGTACCGCGATATTGCCGTGGATGCTCTTGGGTTGTGTGCCGGCAAGGCGCAGCTGATGCTGAAGGGGCCGCTGGAATGGTTGGGTGACTTTCCAGCAGCTGGCTGGCACCTGACCGCCAAGCAACTGCGTGAACTGAGTGCCGGTGGTCGACCGTTATCGAAAGAACGCTGGCTGGCCGCCTCATGCCATTCGGCGGAGGAATTAGCGCTGGCAGC is from Pseudomonas sp. TMP9 and encodes:
- a CDS encoding Nudix family hydrolase yields the protein MKRIHVVAAVIRGIEGQILLAKRSADKHQGGLWEFPGGKVEAGETAQEALARELHEELGIRPSASRPLIQVRHDYPDKHVLLDVWDVSAFSGEPHGAEGQPLAWVSPRQLSDYEFPAANQPIVAAARLPEHYLITPDGLSGPELLRGIQAAVKSGIRLLQLRAPAMFDAQYRDIAVDALGLCAGKAQLMLKGPLEWLGDFPAAGWHLTAKQLRELSAGGRPLSKERWLAASCHSAEELALAAKMGVDFITLSPVQATQTHPDAEPLGWPHVSALLQGVNQPAYLLGGVMPSDVERAWQAGAQGVAGIRAFWPQ